The DNA sequence TCGCACACGATCAGCGGGTCCTTGCCGCCCAGTTCCAGGATCACGGGCGTCAGGTGCTCGGCGCTGCCCTCGATGATGCGCCGGCCGTTGGGCACCGAGCCGATGAACAGGATCTTCTGCACGCGGCTGCGCACCAGTGCCGCGCCGGTGTCGCCGAAACCATTAATGATCTGCACCGTGTCGGGCGAGAAGCCCTCTTTCGCCAGTGCCTCGTCCAGTATTCGCTGGAAGCGCTGCGTGGACCAGGCCACCATTTCGGAAGGCTTGACGATGACCGCGTTGCCGGCCATCAGCGGCGGCGCCAGCGAGGCGAAGATGTTCTGGAACGGGTAGTTCCAGGGCAGGATGCAGGCCACCACGCCCAGCGGGCGATATTCGATGCGCCCCTGCTTGTGCAGCAGCAGGCCGGAGGGCATGCGCTCGGGTTTGAGGTGCCGCTCGCCGTTCTTCATCAGCCAGCGCAGCTTGTTGCACACCGGCAGGATTTCGCCGAGCAGGGCGTTCTCGAAGGTCTTGCCACTGTCGCGCACGATCTCGGCACAGAGTTCATCGGTGTGCGCCAGGATGTGGTCGAGCAGGTGGCCCAGCACCGCGCGGCGCTGCGCAAAGCGGCTCTGGGCCCAGGCCCTCTGGGCGACGCGCGCGCGCTCGACCGCGGCGGCCACGTCTTCCGGCGTGGCGGCGGGCAGCGCCCCCAGCCGCTCGCCGGTGGCCGGATTGAAGCACTCGATCAGCGGCGCCGGGCTGCGGATCGCGGCTTGCGCAAGGGTGCCGGAGGCGGCCATGTCTAATTATCTGTAATTGCAATTACAAGAATTAGAATTTATATTACTAAACATGTCAAGAGCTGCCGCCGGAAGACCTGCGGGCGTCGTCCAGAAGGCAAGCCGGCCCGGCCGCCGGCGCGCCTCCAGCGAGCTGCGCGCGGCCAAGGACGCGCTGTACCGCGCGCACATCCTGGAGGCGGCCGAGCGCATCTTCGCCGAGCAGGGCTTCGACGACACTAAGATGCAGGACATCGCCCGCGCGGTCGGCATCTCGCTGGCCACGCTGTACCAGGCCTACCCGGGCAAGGCCGAGTTGTACCGCGCCATCCTCATCGCGCGCGACGCCGAAATGCTCGAGACCGTCATGGCGCATGGCCAGCAGGTGCTGCAGCAGCCGCAGAGCCTCGAGCAGCTGCTGTGGCTCATGCAGACGCACCTGCGTTTCCTGCTGGAGCATCCCGACTACCTGCGTATGCAGCTGCAGCAGGGTCACGCCTGGTACCACGCCACCGCCTGGCCCAGCCCGGAGGAGCAGCAGATGTGGGAGCGCGGGCTGCTGGCGGTGTCGCAGGTCCTGCGCTGGGGCCAGGCACGCGGCCTGTTCGTGCCCGGCGACGTCACCGACCAGGCGCGCCTGATGATGGCCATGCAGCAGGCGCGGCTGGCGAACTGGGTCAGCGGCGGCATGCAGGAGCCGCATGCGGCGGTGATGGCGCGCATCCAGGCCGACTTCGTGCGCAATTTCTGCCGGCCTCAACTGGCCGCGAGCCTGCTGGCAACCGATGGCGACCGGCTGAATCCCGAAACCGAGGCCCGGATCCGTGCAGCCGGCGGCCAGCCCGGCCGCACCTAGTCAGCTTGGACGAGGAAGCCGGGCTGCACCCGGCAGATAGTGGAAAGCAAAGACCCTGGAAAAGGGCTCCGAGGCGCGCCGCAGGCAGGCTTCGGCACCGATAACACGACGACGGGCGAGGAGAAGCGCATGAAGTACAGAAAGACTGTGCTGGGGGTGCTGTTCGCGGGCGTGGTGGGACTGCCCGCGCTGGGGGTGCAGGCCAAGGTTCCGCCGGAGAAGGCGGCCGAGCTCGACGGCCCGCGGCTGACCTGCATGGGCGCCGAGCGCGCCGGCACGCCCTCCGGCGTCGCCGAATACACCGGCAAGTGGTACAAGACCTGGCCCGGCGTGACGCGGCCCTATGGCTTCGAGCCCGGTCCATACAAGGACGAAAAGCCGCTGTTCACCATCACCGCGCAGAACATGTCCCAGTACGCGGACAAGCTGACGGAAGGCCAGAAGGCGCTGCTCAAGAAATACCCGAACCACTACAAGATGCACGTCTATCCCAGCCACCGCGATTTCCGCTTCGCGGACTGGGTGTGCGAGACGGTCAAGAAGAATGCGGTCACAGCCGAGGTCAAGCCGAACGGCCTCGGCGTCATCGGCACCAGCGGCGCGCATCCCTTCCCCTTCCCGCAGGGCGGGCTGGAAGCGATCTGGAACGTGATCCTGCCGCACCGCGCCTGGACCGAGGCCTGTGTTTGCGACATCGCCAACGTGTACTCGAACGGCAGCATCGCCTGGGGCCGCAACCGCTTCCGCACCATGAACCCGGGCAACGACCCGACCCGGCGCGGCAGCTTCCAGGACAAGGTCAACGGCTATTTCTATACCAGCTACATCCTGCCGGAGCGCGACAAGGGCTTCACCGCGGTCGGCTATCAGCCCAGCGATTTCTCGGCCGAAGGCACGATGTCCTGGCAGTACCAGCCGGGCATCCGTCGCGTACGCCAGGCGCCCGAGGTCGGTTTCGACTATCCGGTGCCGCCGGCCGGCATGCGCACGGTGGACGACGATTACGTCTTCAATGGTTCGCCCGAGCGCTACACCTGGAAGCTGATCGGCAAGAAGGAGTTCTACGTGCCGTATCACAACTTCAAGTTCGGCGACCCGGCCGTGAAGTACAGCGAGCTGATCAAGCCCAACACGCCCAACCCCGACTACATCCGCTACGAGCTGCACCGTGTGTGGCTGATCGAAGGCAACCTCAAGCAGGGTACGCGCCACATTTACAAGAAGCGCACGATCTACGCCGACGAAGATACCTGGCTGGCGCTGTGGGCGGACAATTACGACAACCGCGACCAGCTGTGGCGCATCGCCTTCGTGATGTATTTCTACTCGCAGGAATCCGGTACCTTCCACCGCGGCGCGTCCATCTACCACGACCTGACCTCGGGCGCTTACGAAGCCGGTTACCTGACCAACGAGCGCGGCGAGGACTGGTGGCGCATCAACCAGCCGCTGAACCCGGAGATCTTCACGCCGCAAGCAGCCGCTCGAGGGGGGCATTGATCAGGGCCTACGGCCCCCTTTTCAAACAAGCAAAGGCAAAGAGAAAACAAACTCTCCCTCCCCTTGGATGGGGGAGGGTGGGGTGGGGGTGATTCGCCCGGGATGATTCAAACAGGGTAGGCCGTCGACGTCCGGGCCGGGCTAGATTCACCGCGGGAGGACACCGTGAACTGGTACACCGGCAACACCACCTTCGACAGTGTGCTCGCGATCGGCTTCGCGTTCGCGGCCTTCACCATCGTCGGCTCGCTGTTCATGCAAAGCCCTTACGGGCGCTTCGCTTCGGACAAGTACGGCATCAACCTCAATCCGAAACTGGGCTGGTGGCTGATGGAGATCCCCGCCACCGTGGTGTTCCTGTGGTTTTACGTGCAGGGCCCGCGCGCGCTGGAGCCCACGCCGCTGGTGCTGGCGGCGATCTGGATGATTCACTATGGCAACCGCGGCTGGTTCTTCCCGCTGTCGCTCCGCGTGGCGCCCGGCAAGCGCAGCAGCTTCAGCCTGATGGTGATGGCCATGGGCATGTTCGTCACCGCCATCCACGGCTATCTCAACGCCAGGTTCTTCACCGAGCTCGCGCCGCACCTCACGCGCGACTGGCTGACCGACCCGCGTTTCATCGCCGGCGTGATCGTCTATTACGGCGGCTTCGGGCTGATCCTCAGCTCGGAGTCCATCATGCGCAACCTGCGCGCGCCGGATGGCAGCGGCGGTTACAAGATCCCGTATGGGGGCGCTTTCCGCTGGGTGTCGAGCCCGCAGTACCTCGGCGAGCTGATCGCCTGGGCTGGCTTCGCGCTCATGACCTGGGGCCTGCCGGGCGTGATGATCTTCCTGATCAGCGCCGGCAACCTGGTGCCGCGTGCCTTCGCCACGCACCAGTGGTACCGCGAAAAATTCCCGGACTATCCGCAGGACCGCAAAGCGCTGATTCCCTATGTCGTCTAACGTTACGCCGCAACACCTCATCGCCGCAGTCCAGCAGTCCCCCCAGCTGGTCGCCGTGCACGACCGCGAACGCTGGTGCGGTCTGTACGCGCAGGACGGTGAGGTCAACGACCCGGTCGGCTCACGTCCGCACCGTGGGCGTGCGGCCATCGAGCGCTTCTACGACACCTTCATCGCGCCCAATACGATCGTGTTCCGGGTCGAGCAGGACGTGGTCTGCGGCATGAGCGTGATGCGCGACCTGACCATTCGCACCACCCTATCCACCGGCGTGACCCTCGACGTGCCGATGCACCTGCGCTACGACCTGGTCGAGGAGCGCGGCGCCCTCAAAATCCGCCGCCTGTTTGCGCACTGGGAGCTGCCCTACATGATCGGCCTGCTGCTGAAGCAGGGGCTGAAAGGACTGTGGACCTCGATCAAGCTCGGGCCGCAGCTGATCGCAAACCAGGGGCTTGGCGGCATGCTCGGCTTCCTGCGCGGCTTCCTCGGCAACGGCCGCGCCGGCAAGAAGGCGGCCACGGCCTTTCTCGCTACGGCCGCGCGTGGCGACGCGGATGCGGCGGGCGCGCTGCTCGATCATCGCTGCGAACTGGAGCTGCCGGCGCACACGCCCATCGGCCTGCCCGAGCTGGTGCAACAGCTGCACGGTCTGCGCTGGAACAAGATGATCGCGGCCGGCGACTTCGTCACCGTCACGCTGCAGGCCGGCGGCCGGCGCGGGGTGGCGCTCTTGCGCTTCGACTACGGACCGCAGCGGATCTCCGGCGTACAGGTCTTCATCTGACGATGGCCGATGCTATGGGCGAGACTTCGCCGTTCAGCCCGGTCCGGATCGGCCCGCTGACGCTCCGCAACCGCTTCATCAAGTCGGCCACCAACGAGGGCATGGCCAAGGGCGGCGTACCGTCGCAGCGGCTGGTCGAGCATCACCGTCGCATGGTGGCCGGCGGCGCCGCCATGACCACCGTGGCCTACTGCGCGGTGAGCCCGGACGGGCGCACCTTCGAGGACCAGGTCACGCTCGACGATGCCACGCTGCCGCCGCTGCGCGCGCTCACCGACGCCGTGCACCGCGAAGGCGGCGCGGCCTGCGCGCAGATCACGCATGGCGGCGCCTTCAGCTTCGTGCCGAGGCTGTCCACGCGCTATCCGCGCAGCGCCTCCGGCGGCTTCAACCCGCCGGGCGTGATCGCCGGGCGGCTGTTCAAGCGCGCCATGAGCGAGGACGAGCTGGCCCGCGTCGCGGAGGAATTCGTCGCCGGCGCGCGCCGGGTGCGCGCAGCCGGCTTCGACGCCGTCGAAATCCACATGGGCCACGGCTACCTGCTGAGCCAGTTCATCTCGCCTTCCTACAACAAGCGCCGGGACCGGTGGGGCGGGGCGACCGCCGCCGAGCGCGCGCGTTACCCCGCACGGGTACTGCGTCAGGTGCTGGACGCCGTGGGCCATGCACTGGCGGTGACCTGCAAGATCAGCGTGGTCGAGGGCTTCAAGGGCGGCGCCACGGCCGAGGACGCGGTGCAGGTGGCGCAGGTGCTGGAGCGCGAAGGTGCGCACCTGCTGGTGCTGTCCGGCGGCATGAATGTCGAGGCGCCCTGGGCGATCTTCGGCAGCAACATGCCGGCGAGGGTGGTGGAGACCAACCAGTCCGCGCTGGTGAAGCTGTCCACGCGCCTGATGAAGCTGTGGGAGCCGAAGCTCGAATTCCGCGAGCTGTATTTCCTCGAGCACTCGCGCAGGGTTCGCGCCGCCGTCAGGCTGCCGCTGGCCTATCTCGGCGGCGTCAAGTCGCTGGACGGCGTGCAGCGCGTGCTGGCCGAGGGTTTCGACTGCGTGGCGATGGGCCGTGCGCTGATCCATGATTCCGATCTCATCAACAAGTTCCGCGACGGCCGCGCCACGGCCTCCGGCTGCACGGCCTGCAATCAGTGCGTGTCCATGATGTACACGGCCGGCGGAACGCGCTGTGTGCTGACGGAAACGCGCCCCGAGACGGAGCTGGCGCGCCTGAACAGCATGCCTGCCGCAGGTTGAGATGAAGGCGCCCGACTGCTGGCGCGAGCAGCTCCCGGATCTGTCCGGTAAGCGCGCGCTGGTCACCGGCGCCGCCAGCGGCCTGGGTTATGAAACCGCCGCCGGGCTCGCGTCACGCGGCGCCCAAGTGCTGCTGGCCGACCTGAACGAGGCCGGGGGCAAGGCCGCCGCCGCGCGCATCCGCGCGCAGTCACCGCAGGCGACGGTCGAATTCCGCGCACTCGACCTGGCCGATCTTGCCGGTATCCGGCGCTTCGCGGCCGCGCTGAATGCCGAGAACCGCCCGCTCGACATCCTGGTCAACAACGCCGGCATCCTGCCACCCCTCGAACGGCGCACGACGAAGGACGGTTTCGAGCTCAAATTCGGCATCAACGTGCTTGGGCATTTCGCGCTGACCGGCCTGCTGTGGCCGAGCCTGCAGGCCGCCGCCGCGGCGCGCGTGGTCTGGGTGTCGAGCCTGGTGCACCGTCATGCGCAGCTCGACTTCGACGATCTCAACGCCGAGCGCCGCTACGCGCCGCAGCGCGCCTACAACCAGGCCAAGCTGGCCTGCCTGGTGCTGGCGCTGGAACTGCAGGCGCGCGCGCAGGCCGCGGGCAGCCGGGTCATGGGCCTGGCCGCGCACCCGGGTGTGGCCAAGACCGCCATCGGCGACAGCCGCAAGGGTCAGGCGCGGCGCAGCCTGGTCGATCACCTGTCCGATATCGCGTTCTGGATCGCGATGAATGTCTTCAGCCAGCCGCAGGAGCGCGGTGCGCTGCCGATCCTGTACGCGGCCACCGCCGCCGATGTGAAAGGCGGCGAATTCTACGGCCCGGACGGCTTCGGCGAGATGCGCGGCTGGCCGATCCGCGTGCAGCCGTCGCCGCCCGCGCTCGACCCCGCGACCCGCGCACGGCTCTGGGCCGAGTGCGAAAGACTCACCGGCGTCCGCTATGATGCGCTCACCGTAACCGGCAGGATCCCGCCATGAACTACCACACGCTCGATTACCGCATCGAAGACCGCGTCCTCACGCTCACCCTCAACCGTCCGGACAAGCTGAATGCGTTCACGGTGGAGATGGCCAACGAGCTGGTGGACGCCTTCAACCGCGCCAGCGAGGACGACGCCGTCGGCGCGATCGTCGTCACCGGTGCCGGCAAGGCCTTCTGCGCCGGCATGGACCTGACCGCCGCGGGCAACGTGTTCGGCCTGAACGAATCGCTCAAGCCGACGCTCAGGGATATGAACGAGCGCCTCGACGACCCCGATATCCTCAAGGGTGTTCGCGACACCGGCGGGCGCGTGACGCTGGCGATCTTCAACTGCAAGAAGCCGGTCATCGCCGCCATCAACGGCGCCGCGGTCGGCATCGGCGCCACCATGACGCTGGCGATGGACATCCGCCTGGCCTCGGACAAGGCGCGCATCGGATTCGTGTTCGGCAAGATCGGCATCGTGCCGGAGGCCTGCTCGAGCTGGTTCCTGCCGCGCATCGTCGGCATCTCACAGGCGCTGGAGTGGTGCTACACGGCGGATATCCTGGACGCAGCGGAAGCCAAGCGCGGCGGCCTGGTACGTGAGGTGTTCGCGCCCGAGCAACTGCTGCCCGAGGCCTACAAGCTGGCGCACCGCATCATCGACCACCGCTCGCCGGTCGCCATCGCGCTGGCGCGGCAGATGCTGTACCGCAACGCCGCCCAGCCGCATCCGCTGGAGGCGCACAAGGTGGACTCGCTGGCGGTGTTCTACACCAGCCTGAAGGACGGCAAGGAGGGCGTGCAGAGTTTCCTCGAGAAGCGCACCCCGAATTTCACCTCGAAGTGCTCCACCGACATGCCGCCGTTCTATGGGGCATGGGTGAAGTCCTAGCGTCTGCCAGACGTCGGATTCTGCTCGGATCGCAGGCCCGCACGGTTCTGTAACCCGACCGCAACACTGCGCCCCTAGCATCGGCCCGTTGCCGCTGCCCTGCGTATGCCGATGCCGCCCGCGCTCACGTCCCCGTTTTCCACGGGCGAATTTCCGGAGCTGGAGACCCTGCAGCGTCTCGTGGACCGGGCCGGGGCGGCGGCGCGTGCGGACACCCTCGCGGAAATCGAAACCCCGCGCGGCCGGCTGCCGCTCATCTGCCTGGAGCTCGGCAGCGAGGCGCCGGATGCGCCGGCCGTGGGCTTCTTCGGCGGCGTGCACGGCGTCGAGCGCATCGGCTCACAGGTGCTGCTGGCCTACCTGCACGCGCTGGTCGAGCGCCTGGGCTGGGACGAATCGCTCGCCGCGATGCTGGCGCGCGTGCGACTGGTTTTCGTCCCCATCGTCAACCCGGGCGGCATGCTGCTGGGCACCCGCGCCAATCCCGCCGGCGTGGATCTCATGCGCAACGCGCCGGTGGAGGCCGACCCCGGCGTGCCGCGGCTGCTGGGCGGGCAACGGCTCTCGCCGTCGCTGCCGTGGTATCGCGGCGGGGCGGGCGAGCCGATGCAGCCGGAGGCGCAGGCACTGTGCGCGCTGGTCGAGCGGCGCCTGCTGGGCCAGCCCTTCAGCCTGACGCTGGACTGCCATTCCGGCTTCGGCATGCGCGACCGCATCTGGTTTCCCTATGCCCGCACGCGCGAGCCGGTGGCCTGCCTGCCGGAGATCTACGCGCTGCGCTCGATGTTCCGCAGCACGCATCCCTTCCACGGCATCTACGTGATCGAGCCGCAGTCGCGCCAGTACCTGGCGCACGGCGACCTGTGGGACTATCTCTATGACCGCTCGGATAAGGCGGCCCGCACCTATATCCCGCTGACGCTGGAACTCGGCTCCTGGATCTGGGTGAAGAAGCGCCCGCTGCAGCTGTTCTCCACGCTGGGCCTGTTCAATCCCATCGCGCCGCACCGGCTGCACCGGGCGCTGCGCCGGCACCTGACGCTGCTGGATTTCCTGGTGCGCGCGGCGATCTCGCACCATCGCTGGCGCCCGCCGGCGGAGGCACGCGCCGCCCTGATGGAAGCGGCCATGGCCTACTGGTACGGCGCCGCGCGGCCCGCGCCGCAGCGCCTGGCGTAGCCGCCGCTCAGGCCGACTGCCGCAGGCGCAGCGGCAGGATCTTGGCCGGCGCAGGGGACTCCGCTTCCAGGTCCTGCGGCGCCAGGGCAGGGCGCAGGATGCGGATCCGGCCGTCGAAGTCCTCGGCCAGCGCCGTGCAGGATTCCACCCAGTCGCCGCAGTTGTGGTAGGTCACGCCGTGGATCTGGCGGATCTCGGCATGGTGGATGTGGCCGCAGACGATGCCGTCGAAGCGCCGGATGCGGCACTCGCGCGCCACCGACGATTCGAAGTCCGAGATGATGTTGACCGCCGCCTTGACGTGCTGCTTGGCGAAGCCCGCCAGCGACCAGTGGCCGAGGCCGGCCAGCCGCCGCGCGCGGTTGATCCAGCGGTTGGCCTCCATCGCGGCGTGGTAGGCGGCGTCGCCGGCGCGCGCCAGCCAGCGGTGGTAGCGGGTGATGACGTCGAACTGGTCGCCGTGGATGACCAGCAGCCGGCGGCCGTCCGCGGTCCGGTGCACGTGCTCCTGGGCCACGCGGATGTTGCCCATGCGCGGCTCGAAGGCGAGGAACTTGCGCAGGAAATCGTCGTGGTTCCCGACCACGTAAACGACCTGCGTGCCGCGCTTGGCCTTGGTCAGGATGCGGCGGATGACGTTGCTGTGCGCCTGCGGCCAGTAGAACTCGGTGCGCAGCTTCCAGCCGTCGATGATGTCGCCGACCAGGTAGAGCCGCTCGCAGTCGGTGGCCTTGAGGAAGGCGGCCAGCGCCTCGGCTTGGCAGCCGCGTGTCCCCAGGTGCACGTCGGAGATCCACAGCGTGCGGTAACGCGGCGGGGTTCCGGCCTCGTTTCGGTCGTTCATGGCGCCGTTATAGGCCCCGATGATGACCCGGCGATGACAGTCGCTGTCACGCGCCCGTCACCTGACCGTCATGCGCGTTACGCGTCCGCGG is a window from the Nevskiales bacterium genome containing:
- a CDS encoding M14 family zinc carboxypeptidase translates to MPPALTSPFSTGEFPELETLQRLVDRAGAAARADTLAEIETPRGRLPLICLELGSEAPDAPAVGFFGGVHGVERIGSQVLLAYLHALVERLGWDESLAAMLARVRLVFVPIVNPGGMLLGTRANPAGVDLMRNAPVEADPGVPRLLGGQRLSPSLPWYRGGAGEPMQPEAQALCALVERRLLGQPFSLTLDCHSGFGMRDRIWFPYARTREPVACLPEIYALRSMFRSTHPFHGIYVIEPQSRQYLAHGDLWDYLYDRSDKAARTYIPLTLELGSWIWVKKRPLQLFSTLGLFNPIAPHRLHRALRRHLTLLDFLVRAAISHHRWRPPAEARAALMEAAMAYWYGAARPAPQRLA
- a CDS encoding NADH:flavin oxidoreductase, giving the protein MADAMGETSPFSPVRIGPLTLRNRFIKSATNEGMAKGGVPSQRLVEHHRRMVAGGAAMTTVAYCAVSPDGRTFEDQVTLDDATLPPLRALTDAVHREGGAACAQITHGGAFSFVPRLSTRYPRSASGGFNPPGVIAGRLFKRAMSEDELARVAEEFVAGARRVRAAGFDAVEIHMGHGYLLSQFISPSYNKRRDRWGGATAAERARYPARVLRQVLDAVGHALAVTCKISVVEGFKGGATAEDAVQVAQVLEREGAHLLVLSGGMNVEAPWAIFGSNMPARVVETNQSALVKLSTRLMKLWEPKLEFRELYFLEHSRRVRAAVRLPLAYLGGVKSLDGVQRVLAEGFDCVAMGRALIHDSDLINKFRDGRATASGCTACNQCVSMMYTAGGTRCVLTETRPETELARLNSMPAAG
- a CDS encoding UDP-2,3-diacylglucosamine diphosphatase; translation: MNDRNEAGTPPRYRTLWISDVHLGTRGCQAEALAAFLKATDCERLYLVGDIIDGWKLRTEFYWPQAHSNVIRRILTKAKRGTQVVYVVGNHDDFLRKFLAFEPRMGNIRVAQEHVHRTADGRRLLVIHGDQFDVITRYHRWLARAGDAAYHAAMEANRWINRARRLAGLGHWSLAGFAKQHVKAAVNIISDFESSVARECRIRRFDGIVCGHIHHAEIRQIHGVTYHNCGDWVESCTALAEDFDGRIRILRPALAPQDLEAESPAPAKILPLRLRQSA
- a CDS encoding crotonase/enoyl-CoA hydratase family protein, translating into MNYHTLDYRIEDRVLTLTLNRPDKLNAFTVEMANELVDAFNRASEDDAVGAIVVTGAGKAFCAGMDLTAAGNVFGLNESLKPTLRDMNERLDDPDILKGVRDTGGRVTLAIFNCKKPVIAAINGAAVGIGATMTLAMDIRLASDKARIGFVFGKIGIVPEACSSWFLPRIVGISQALEWCYTADILDAAEAKRGGLVREVFAPEQLLPEAYKLAHRIIDHRSPVAIALARQMLYRNAAQPHPLEAHKVDSLAVFYTSLKDGKEGVQSFLEKRTPNFTSKCSTDMPPFYGAWVKS
- a CDS encoding helix-turn-helix domain-containing protein, with amino-acid sequence MSRAAAGRPAGVVQKASRPGRRRASSELRAAKDALYRAHILEAAERIFAEQGFDDTKMQDIARAVGISLATLYQAYPGKAELYRAILIARDAEMLETVMAHGQQVLQQPQSLEQLLWLMQTHLRFLLEHPDYLRMQLQQGHAWYHATAWPSPEEQQMWERGLLAVSQVLRWGQARGLFVPGDVTDQARLMMAMQQARLANWVSGGMQEPHAAVMARIQADFVRNFCRPQLAASLLATDGDRLNPETEARIRAAGGQPGRT
- a CDS encoding nuclear transport factor 2 family protein — protein: MSSNVTPQHLIAAVQQSPQLVAVHDRERWCGLYAQDGEVNDPVGSRPHRGRAAIERFYDTFIAPNTIVFRVEQDVVCGMSVMRDLTIRTTLSTGVTLDVPMHLRYDLVEERGALKIRRLFAHWELPYMIGLLLKQGLKGLWTSIKLGPQLIANQGLGGMLGFLRGFLGNGRAGKKAATAFLATAARGDADAAGALLDHRCELELPAHTPIGLPELVQQLHGLRWNKMIAAGDFVTVTLQAGGRRGVALLRFDYGPQRISGVQVFI
- a CDS encoding oxidoreductase, which produces MKAPDCWREQLPDLSGKRALVTGAASGLGYETAAGLASRGAQVLLADLNEAGGKAAAARIRAQSPQATVEFRALDLADLAGIRRFAAALNAENRPLDILVNNAGILPPLERRTTKDGFELKFGINVLGHFALTGLLWPSLQAAAAARVVWVSSLVHRHAQLDFDDLNAERRYAPQRAYNQAKLACLVLALELQARAQAAGSRVMGLAAHPGVAKTAIGDSRKGQARRSLVDHLSDIAFWIAMNVFSQPQERGALPILYAATAADVKGGEFYGPDGFGEMRGWPIRVQPSPPALDPATRARLWAECERLTGVRYDALTVTGRIPP
- a CDS encoding DUF1329 domain-containing protein, yielding MKYRKTVLGVLFAGVVGLPALGVQAKVPPEKAAELDGPRLTCMGAERAGTPSGVAEYTGKWYKTWPGVTRPYGFEPGPYKDEKPLFTITAQNMSQYADKLTEGQKALLKKYPNHYKMHVYPSHRDFRFADWVCETVKKNAVTAEVKPNGLGVIGTSGAHPFPFPQGGLEAIWNVILPHRAWTEACVCDIANVYSNGSIAWGRNRFRTMNPGNDPTRRGSFQDKVNGYFYTSYILPERDKGFTAVGYQPSDFSAEGTMSWQYQPGIRRVRQAPEVGFDYPVPPAGMRTVDDDYVFNGSPERYTWKLIGKKEFYVPYHNFKFGDPAVKYSELIKPNTPNPDYIRYELHRVWLIEGNLKQGTRHIYKKRTIYADEDTWLALWADNYDNRDQLWRIAFVMYFYSQESGTFHRGASIYHDLTSGAYEAGYLTNERGEDWWRINQPLNPEIFTPQAAARGGH